aagacttCCATCTAGATAAGCTGGAGCACATCGTGGACCACTTGGTCGTTTCGCCAGAGGAAATTGCATCAGGTAAAGACTAGTTATTAGCCATAACCACTTTAGAGTTCTAACTAGCCATTGCAGCATTCACCGAGTTTTCCGAGCTGGCATGGTTCCATCGCACATGGATCATCCAAGAATTTGCTTTACCTCGTCAGGACCCGGTCTTCTTGTTTGGTGAACACCGCATTCCATGGCCTCGTCTACAACGGTGGTGGCATGATCTAAAGGAATGTAACAGAAAAGTAACCAACCACGCCGAGTTGAATCGAGAAAGCCCTGATTGGCAGAAGCTTCACGAACTCATTTCTTCCCATCCACTCGAAGGCCTTAGCACACTGAGAGACATATGCTCACACGAAGAAGTTCTGACGAAAGGACTTCCACTCTCGGTACTTATTGAGTCAAGTAAGAAGTCCCTCGCCACGGACCCAAGAGACAAGATATATGGTGTCCTAGGACTCGCCAACGACGACGCCAAATCAAGTCTCACAATAGACTACAACAAGTCAGTCCAGGATATTTACGAAGAAGTCACCCGATATCTCATCTTCGCAGAGGGCAAACTCAACATCCTGTCCGGGCAAGCTCCGGATATTATACCGCAGTGGGACCAAAGCAACGGAAAATCTGCTCCCCCTGGACTTCCAGTTTTCAAGTGGCAACGAAACACGAAGAACGTGGCTTCCAGCTGGATCCGGGACTATAGCCACGTTCAGCCCTCGTACCGACCCACACCGTTTCTACCAGACTGGCTGCCTCGAGCCGTAGGGTACGACGCCTCGCTGAAGTCAGCTCCAGTTGAGACTTCCAATCGTCAGCCTGGAGAGCTGGGAATATGCGGAATGAAGGTGAACGTTGTAGAGGAGTGCCAGAGGGCTTGGTATATGCTCCCAGGCAGCGTGGCATATTTGAAGGACTGGGATGCAATTCTCCCTATCTTCTTTAGAGCTTCTCGCCCTAAAAGATCCAACTTAGAGGGGGAAACCGAGGTGCAACTCAAGAGAGAATTTCGGACGAGCAACGATCCAGAGTGGGGTCTCCCTTACAATCCAAAATATGGAGCTTCCAAGACAATGAAGGAGGCAATCTGGAGAAC
This region of Fusarium keratoplasticum isolate Fu6.1 chromosome 7, whole genome shotgun sequence genomic DNA includes:
- a CDS encoding HET domain-containing protein; its protein translation is MDAQESHTSLYSLITLEPKRREIRLLRLLPGNSDDPVKADLFRESLHNSPDFSVLSYSWGPESDKVPITVQGMTVMITRNLHHCLLNLRSDTTPLVIWIDAICINQSSNEEKNTQVPLMRDIYKAAREEFVWLGETTTGLDLIVSCVRFIASQGQDFHLDKLEHIVDHLVVSPEEIASAFTEFSELAWFHRTWIIQEFALPRQDPVFLFGEHRIPWPRLQRWWHDLKECNRKVTNHAELNRESPDWQKLHELISSHPLEGLSTLRDICSHEEVLTKGLPLSVLIESSKKSLATDPRDKIYGVLGLANDDAKSSLTIDYNKSVQDIYEEVTRYLIFAEGKLNILSGQAPDIIPQWDQSNGKSAPPGLPVFKWQRNTKNVASSWIRDYSHVQPSYRPTPFLPDWLPRAVGYDASLKSAPVETSNRQPGELGICGMKVNVVEECQRAWYMLPGSVAYLKDWDAILPIFFRASRPKRSNLEGETEVQLKREFRTSNDPEWGLPYNPKYGASKTMKEAIWRTVIGDEIFQIAQRAPDYCSRLFDGYIDAVLGQTGHYKVPDDADTTLDKEMALFSRFQRRMDTVLYRRSAFSTPGGWIGIGPDDMKAGDIIVLLSGGDVPHVLRLCGCGDHYELIGECYVEGIMYGEMMTALKKESSVEGKIFRIR